TCCCTTCTCTCAACCAACCTATGCATGCCTGGCCTTAGCCTGGAATCGAGGGACAAGGCCTTGCTCCCTAGCCATACCGCCAATGATCGAAATGATTTAGGAAGGTGTAGTTGCGCGACAGTGGAGAGATTGGATAGTAGGATCATGGGCCCTATTTCCAATAGGCCTGCTTTCCTGCCAATGAAATTGAATCCCCTTAGGCCGCAGCCGTAGGGTTTCAGATAGAAATGGCTGAGATCAAAGGCCATCTCCGCATCTCGGTCCAAGGCCAAAGCCCTGGCCATGGCATATTGGAAGAGTTGGTTCCCTAAGCGCCCGCGTAATCTGACGATTATCATTCAGGGACCACAACGATATCAAGATTATTACTTTGATGCACCTAGCAAAGGGCAGTTATTAATTACGGCATATAATCTTGCAGGCGCAGTCATGATAGGACGAAAATCATTCCTTGTATTCTCTACTTTAATTCTCACCTTCACCTTACAGCTGGTGGGCATGCTTCTTCTTACCCAGCTCTTCCCCCCTGATGTTTATGGGAGCATCACCTTCGCACTCTCTTTCGTGGCCACTTTCGACTGCCTCGCTAATTTGGGCTTCAATAGCGCGCACATTAAGCGAATCTCCGAAGGTAGGGATATCGCAGATTGCGTCTCTACTTTTACCACTGTCAAATTGGGGCTTACATTCTCGATGGCCGTGATTGTGCTTGTCTCTATGCTGATTTGGACAGAACTCCTAGGTCATTACTTAAGTCCAGTGTCGAGGGCGCTGATCGAGGTCTTCCTTGTTTATCAAGTGATGTATGACATCGTCAGCATCGCTATACTTACCTTTAATGCCAGGACGGAGATGTCCAAAGCCTATCTGGTGAATCTCTTGGACCCGCTCGCCAGGATACCAATAATCGCCATCCTGGCTTGGGCGGGAGGAGATATTTATCAGGTTTCTTTGGCCTATGTAGTAGGCAGCAGTCTTGTCCTTCTAGTCGGACTGCGTCTCTTGGCCCGGGAACGCATACCTTGGAAAAGACCTACCCTCTTTCGTTCTTATCTAGCATTCGCATTGCCCATGGCTCCCATCGCCGTGCTGGAAACACTATCCAATAATATCGACAAGCTATTGATCGGTGCTATCGGCGACACCACCGGCGTAGCCTATTACGCCGCGGCAAAATATCTCTTGTGCGGCTTAGGAGCTGTAGGTTTGGCTCTTTCCCTCAATGCCTTCCCTGCCTTTTCCAGTGCATGTCATCGAGGGAATCTCCGGGAGGTAAAACGCATGGCAAGGGAGGCAGAGCGCCTGATCTCCATCTTGATTACGCCGCTGGTGATTGTTCTAGTTCTCTTTCCTACTGAGGTCTGCATCTTCGTTTTCGGTCCTAAATTCTCCTCTTCCGGAGAGCCGCTGAGATACCTTTCCGTGGCCACCTTGCTGGTGGTGCTAAATCAAGTATACCTTTCACAAATTTTAGGCATGAATCGCCCTCGGATCTCAGCAAGGATAACCTTCTTGGATTTCATTGTATTCCTCGGGCTCATGCTTTACCTCATACCCCCGCACCTTTTCGGGATCCCTACCGCTGACATGTCTTTCTCAGGCGCGGCATTGGCCGCGGCAATAACATCCCTAATCACCACCTTTGTGACCAGATTTGTGGTATGGAGACTCATTGACACTCGACCCAACCCGCGAATGCTATTGCACGCCGCCGCGGCGATTTTTACTTCTGTCTCATTGGCAATTTTCTCCACCTTTATCCAGGTGCATGAGATCTACGATGTAGTGCTATACGGCATTTTGGCCTATTCTATCTTCGAACTCATTCTGTTGATTACGAGAGAGCTATCACGAAAGGACGTCTGGTATATCCTCAGTATCCTCAATCTGGCTGAGATGTGGAAATATGTGAGACGAGAGCTGCGAGGTAAGTGAGAAAGCGTAAATCGCGAAAAAGGTAATTTTTTTAACCCTGATTGACACATGGGAACCCGTGTCAGCGGGGATACGGAATGATTGTCCTCTGGTCTCCATCATCATACCCACTCTCAATGAGGCCGCGGCGATACCCATTTGCCTCGCTTCCGTTAGGGAGCAGAAATACGAAGCCATAGAGCTAATAGTGGTTGATTCGGGCTCCACGGACGGGACCCGAGAGGAGGCAATCAAGACAGGGGCCAATCTGCTTGATTACCAAGGCAAGCCTCTGGGGGCCAGGTATTATGGGCTGCAGCATAGCCAGGGGGATTTGATACTGCTGCTGGATGCTGATCAGGTCCTCTTTCCCGATACGGTGGCGAGGGCTGCTAATGCTATGGTCGATGTCGATATGCTGGTCTTGCAGGAGCACTCCTATCATCCTAAAGGTTACCTGCAAAGATGTATTGCAAGGCAGAGGGAAGCCCTGCAAAAGGAAGGCGGGCTGGGCATACCCCCACATTGTTATCCCAGGGTCTATAGGCGTGCGCTTTTGCAATCGGCCTTTGCCGCTTTTCCGCCCGAGGTCTTAGGAAGTGTGTTCACATACGATGATCGTATCTTATATGCCCAAGCATTGGCACACTCGCAGAAGGTTGGTATTCTTGCCCGAGGTGTGATGCACATCGAAGAGGATAGCTGGTTGGATATGATGCGGCATGCTTATCGACAAGGAAAGTGCGCTAGTGGCATAGATAATTTGGCACTCGGCGACCTGGCTCGTGCACCAGAGTCAAGCTTTACATTATTCCAAAGGGCGGTAAAGAACGGCTATCTTCCCTACGCTTTATTGAAAGAGCTATCATTTCGCCTGGGTAGGAAATTCGGCTGAGCCTTTTCTGAGAACGATGGAATAGCGGTCAAGATAACGCTTGGCCACCTCCGGCCAATAAGAGATCTTGGGGCTGAAGGAGTCCAGATTTATATATATATCCTGATCCAGCACTTTGGCGATAACGTCCGCCACCAGATTCGCATCCTTAGGGTCCCTGACGCCGAAACAACCCGGCTCGGAGGTGAACTCCCTCAGCGCGGCTGATTCTGCGACTATGCATGGCAGACCGCTGGAAAGAGCTTCAGCCACGACCAAACCGTACGCCTCGGCAGAGGATAGCAGTACGAGGCATGATGCCTTGGCATATTCCCAATTTAATGCCTCCTCATCCACTTCGCCCAGCCATTCCACGCTATCTTCCAGCTGTAAATCTCTAGCTAGCATTCGCAACCTCTCCTCATCTGGTCCTGTCCCGATTATGCGCAGTCGGATCCGCCTTCCCCGCATTCTTAGGACAGACATGGCTGCCATCACGTTATCCAGACCTTTATATCTCATCAACCTCCCTACATAAAGAAGCACATCTTTCTC
This region of Methanomassiliicoccales archaeon genomic DNA includes:
- a CDS encoding glycosyltransferase family 4 protein, with the protein product MKLLVVSKFYPPVLGGVEVTVKELCQEFVRQGNQVTVLVMTKGARIEECVEGVRVARVPLDRLFLGGFNRAAFRLLDKELRSGGYDLVHLHNFHILLSFQSAILCTLHSMPYVFSPHYHGKGHTPLRDFLFRIYKKIGYLGLKKASLITCASYYERSMLLHDFPSLEEKTEVISPGIKARTHPRIPREKDVLLYVGRLMRYKGLDNVMAAMSVLRMRGRRIRLRIIGTGPDEERLRMLARDLQLEDSVEWLGEVDEEALNWEYAKASCLVLLSSAEAYGLVVAEALSSGLPCIVAESAALREFTSEPGCFGVRDPKDANLVADVIAKVLDQDIYINLDSFSPKISYWPEVAKRYLDRYSIVLRKGSAEFPTQAK
- a CDS encoding oligosaccharide flippase family protein, producing MIGRKSFLVFSTLILTFTLQLVGMLLLTQLFPPDVYGSITFALSFVATFDCLANLGFNSAHIKRISEGRDIADCVSTFTTVKLGLTFSMAVIVLVSMLIWTELLGHYLSPVSRALIEVFLVYQVMYDIVSIAILTFNARTEMSKAYLVNLLDPLARIPIIAILAWAGGDIYQVSLAYVVGSSLVLLVGLRLLARERIPWKRPTLFRSYLAFALPMAPIAVLETLSNNIDKLLIGAIGDTTGVAYYAAAKYLLCGLGAVGLALSLNAFPAFSSACHRGNLREVKRMAREAERLISILITPLVIVLVLFPTEVCIFVFGPKFSSSGEPLRYLSVATLLVVLNQVYLSQILGMNRPRISARITFLDFIVFLGLMLYLIPPHLFGIPTADMSFSGAALAAAITSLITTFVTRFVVWRLIDTRPNPRMLLHAAAAIFTSVSLAIFSTFIQVHEIYDVVLYGILAYSIFELILLITRELSRKDVWYILSILNLAEMWKYVRRELRGK
- a CDS encoding glycosyltransferase; the encoded protein is MSAGIRNDCPLVSIIIPTLNEAAAIPICLASVREQKYEAIELIVVDSGSTDGTREEAIKTGANLLDYQGKPLGARYYGLQHSQGDLILLLDADQVLFPDTVARAANAMVDVDMLVLQEHSYHPKGYLQRCIARQREALQKEGGLGIPPHCYPRVYRRALLQSAFAAFPPEVLGSVFTYDDRILYAQALAHSQKVGILARGVMHIEEDSWLDMMRHAYRQGKCASGIDNLALGDLARAPESSFTLFQRAVKNGYLPYALLKELSFRLGRKFG